The Fulvivirga maritima genome segment AAATAATACTTGTACATAAATCGCCCTAAATAGACTTCTTATAATTGTCCTTCGCATAATTAGTCTTGTTAAAAAATATTGCTGTTAGTTATCTATTAGACTCTCCTTAGTTCAAAAGGGTTGGAAGAGTGTTTAAAAAATATATTTAAATCTAAAACCGACTTCTAGAATTGTAGGCCTACTGTCAAAATCAGAGTCTGATTTAGTAACCGATGTTAGCGCCTGCCTTAATTGAGGTAAAAATGACAAAATGTAATGTCCTCCCATCTCATAGCTAAACTCTGAGCCTAGCAAACCGCTCACCTGATAAGTTCTATATGGAGACTCGCTTCCTGCGCTTACAGTCAAATCTTCCACATCACCATCAGACCCATCGAAAGTATTTCTAATTAAAATGTTATTAGCCACCCCTGATAATATAGTGATGTTAAATTTCTTATCTAGCACAATGTAACCAGCCTGTAGTGGCACACTCACCAGCTGATAAGTATTCACTATTTCATAAGGTCTGGTAAACTCTATGCTCACCTCATCATTTGTAGCACCGTTATTTCCTATACTGTTAAATGAAGTTACTGTTTTAGAGGCGGTTCTTCCTGTGGTAGTAGTGTTGTTTGAAACCACATTAGAAGCACTAGAAGCTTGCTGTTGCAAATAGCTCAGACCACCTTGCACCACCCATCTCTTCGCTAATTGAGTACCTACACTTACTCCCACATTAACGCTCTGCCCTACTGTCTCTTCAGAAAATGTAGGATTTCTTCTCATGGCCAGGCTACTACCTTCAAAATCCATATTAGCCAGAGTGCTATTGGTTCCGCCTCCTATATTAGGATCGAACCTGCCTGCAGAAAAACCAACTCCTGCCCAAGTATCATTAGAACTGGCTTCTTCCTTTTGTGTAGGAACGTAAGCATACCACGGCACCATTTGCATTTCTCTATCCATTAAAGAATCTGCTTTTAGGTATTCAAAGCGCTTATCTAAATCAGCCAATAACACATTGTCTTGAGCCGCTAATACTTCTATCTGAGATGGTGATGAAGCATTATTTACTTCATCTCTATATTGATTATTTGTTTCATTGTTATCATTCATGGCTACACTGCTATTTGTTGTAGTTCCAGAGAGAGCATTATTTTGAGATGCTATGCCTTCTCCTCTATTTTCAGCCAACGAATGAGACTTCGATCCTTTTTCTTTATACGAATATTGAGCAGCATTATTTCCTATGCCATCAGTTATTTCATTTGAGTTGCTATTTTCCGCTACTCTAGTATTATTGGTGTAACTATCCAAATTATCAGAAATAACCTCAGCAAGTTCACTTTCACTCGCCATATCGGCAGATGAATTTCTCTCATTGTCTGCAAGCAGATTTACGTCAGAAATACCCTCTTTAGATTCTTCAAGAGCTTTATTTTTATTGCTATTTTCTTTTACTCCATGTGACTGATTAGCCATTTCAGATCCAGTAGCAGCTGCTTCTTCTGTTTCATTTATAGAAGATGAAGTATGATTGCTCTTTAAATTATCAGGATCACTATTAGTCATTTCAGAGTCAGAAATCGAACCATTACTTTTATCATTTTCAGTACCTAGTCCATTCGTCTGTTCAGCATCAGTCATAGCTATGCCTGACTCTTCCACTGACAAACCAGCATTTTTATTGGAATACCATTGATATGAATAAATACCGGAAATAGTAAGAGCAAATACAACAGAAGCAGCAGCTAGCAATTGAAAAAACAGCAATCGCCGTTTCATTTTACTATTATTAGCATTAGCAAGATCCAGCTCTATCCTTTCCCAAACATGGTTGGACACGTCCAATTCAGCATCTTCAAAAGCCTGCTGCCATTGATCTTCAAAGTTTGATCTATTTTGCTTGTCCATAGCTTAGTTTTTCCTCCTTTTTAAACTGCTCTTGTAATAAAGCTCTGGCTCTTGAATATTGAGATTTTGATGTTCCCTCACTAATATTCAACTCCTCTGCTATCTCTTTATGAGTATAGCCCTCAATAGCATAAAGATTAAATACCGTCTGGCAACCAGCAGGTAATCTCTGAATCATCTTGAGTAATTCTTTGAAATTGAAATCGGATAATGAGAAGTCACTGTCTTCAGTAAATGTGACATCATTGATATCTGTCATAGGAAACAGATACAATTTGCTTCGTTGATGATTTAAAGCTGTATTCACCACAATTCTTTTAATCCAAAAATCGAGACGGCTTTCACCTCTAAAAGTGGATATTTTATCAAATATCTTAATAAACGCTTCTTGTATGATATCTTCAGCTTCCTGATCAAACTTAGAGTACCTCATAGCCACAGTCATCATCTTCTTTGAATAAAGATCATATAACTGTCGCTGAGACGCTCTGTCTCCCTTCCGACACCCCTCTACAAGATCATTTTCTGATATCATTTAACAATAAAAGTCCAAAGGCTTTGTTTAATAAGACACAGCTTTATTTGAATAGGTTGTAATTGCTATCTTAGCGTAAAGATAAAAATATTTCAAAAAGCATATGAATTTTAGAACTATATATATATTTTTTTTTACTCTTATTTGCCAGTTACACCTCAATATTCAGTCAAAATAAGAAACTTTTATATAAAAACGCCACGTACGAATTTGAAACCAGAACCGTACAATTATACTCTGGTAACAATACCACCAACCCCGCCACTGCACTTTTAGGTAGAAACAACCTCACTTTAGAATTTGATGACCTGGTAGAAGCTGAAGAAAGCTATAGAGTTAAAATAATTCATTGTGATAGAGACTGGAGCCCTTCCAAACTCAAGGCGATTGACTATTTATACGACTTTAATGAATTCAATATCAATAATTATAAGCTTTCGGTAGACACCAAAATTGCTTATGTACACTACACCTTTAGAGTACCCAATGTAAAAATACCCGGTAACTATTTACTTGTAGTTTACAGAGGAACGGACGAATCAGATATAATATTATCTCATCGATTCATGATATATGCTAATAATGTAGGCATAGCACTAACCAGCAACCTAAAAGGCATGACCTCTATGGATAGAAGTAGACAACAATTAGACTTCACCATAAATTACGAAAACTATCCTATTCAAAATCCCGGAGACATTCAGGTGGTAATAAGACAAAACCAGCGCTGGGATAACGCAATTACAGATCTAAAACCCAGCATGATTAAGGAACATAGCTCGGAATTAGATTATAAATATTTCAATAATGAAAATAGTTTTTACGCTGGTAATGAATTTCGCTTTTTTGACATGCAATCTATCCGATATCCGGGGCAAAATGTACAGCGAACCAATTTTCAAACCAGACCAACTTCTGCTCAGTTAATGGTAGACAAGCCAAGAATTTATCAGCCTTACACCCAATATGATGATCTTAATGGTAATTTCTTCATTTCTAACACTGACACAGGCAATGGCCCTACACAATCTGATTACCTCACCGTTTACTTCTACCTTCAGGCAGAACAAATAGAAGGCGACGTGTACCTTGTTGGCAACATGAATAACTGGGAACTTGACACTCCTTTAAAGTATAATGCCTCCAATAACATGTACACCTGCGATATGATCTTAAAACAGGGACATTATAATTTCCAATATTTAGTTAAGAGCAAGGAGTTAACCCCTAACTATCTGGAAGGAAATCATTTTGAAACAGAAAATAACTACGAAATATTAGTGTATTATAAGCCTCCGTCAATGAGATCAGAAATACTTATAGGCTATGCCAGTTATACTATGAATCCTGTTGACTAAGCGTCTGAAATTCGTACTTCAGCACCCTGTTGTTAGGGTTAGAGTTAGCCACATCGAGCATACCAAAGCCTTTGTGCGTAAATCTACCCATACCACAGTTGAATACGAATTCCTGTACTTCCTTAGCAGCATATAAGGTAAAAGGAAAGGTATACCCCCTCACTTCATACTTTACATCCTGATCATACACAGGGTATATTCTGGCAAATTTCTTCTGAGCAGAAGTAAGTCTTGCTAAATATGCTTTATCTGGCACTAACTGAAACTTATAAAAGCTGGAAAGCTGTTCTTCAGTATAAAGTTGTGCCTCCTGCATTCTAGACATAGTAGACTCATAGAGTAAATCTGAGAAGTTATCAGATTCAGGAGAAATAAACCTTTTAGATGAGTTATCGTTGAACGATGAGTTTAATATCACTAAAGGTGATATACATATAAATTTCATAGAATCAGAAAGCTCTACGCCTTCTTCTAACTCTACGCTCTCAGGTTGCAGATACAGCCCCCCCAATTCTACCTGGTTGAACTCAAATAAGTTCATAAGGAAATAGTCAATAAATTGCTTATTAGGACTGGATAGAACCAAGGTTACACGAGAGGAATAAAAATGAAGCCCTTTCCTGCTCACCTTTGTCTGCCCCTTAAGGCCAGAAAAGTTATAAAATGAGTATTGTATAAGCTTTTCATCACCACCTTTCATAAGTATTCCCTTGATCATCTGAGCAAGAAGATACTGGTGATGAAAAGGGACGTGGCTCCCCCTATTCTTTAAAAGAAAAATAATTCTAACTCTCAACTTGAATTAATTATAGACAAAAAATTAAGGCCGCCTGTTTCTTTTTAAATTATTATTTCAAAAAAAATCCGCAATTATGCACTTACCAACTAAATCCTGGGCCGAACAATAAATATTAAAAAAATATTTTAATAAAAATAATG includes the following:
- a CDS encoding RNA polymerase sigma factor; translation: MISENDLVEGCRKGDRASQRQLYDLYSKKMMTVAMRYSKFDQEAEDIIQEAFIKIFDKISTFRGESRLDFWIKRIVVNTALNHQRSKLYLFPMTDINDVTFTEDSDFSLSDFNFKELLKMIQRLPAGCQTVFNLYAIEGYTHKEIAEELNISEGTSKSQYSRARALLQEQFKKEEKLSYGQAK
- the cas6 gene encoding CRISPR-associated endoribonuclease Cas6 — protein: MRVRIIFLLKNRGSHVPFHHQYLLAQMIKGILMKGGDEKLIQYSFYNFSGLKGQTKVSRKGLHFYSSRVTLVLSSPNKQFIDYFLMNLFEFNQVELGGLYLQPESVELEEGVELSDSMKFICISPLVILNSSFNDNSSKRFISPESDNFSDLLYESTMSRMQEAQLYTEEQLSSFYKFQLVPDKAYLARLTSAQKKFARIYPVYDQDVKYEVRGYTFPFTLYAAKEVQEFVFNCGMGRFTHKGFGMLDVANSNPNNRVLKYEFQTLSQQDS